A window of the Xenopus laevis strain J_2021 chromosome 9_10L, Xenopus_laevis_v10.1, whole genome shotgun sequence genome harbors these coding sequences:
- the LOC108701749 gene encoding P2X purinoceptor 7 — protein MAESLPQIEEGVPDDMEQALITELERSLGNSVHDLCFQNDPEWSESELTAIENTPQDIRIGNTFWCNCAKCLEMPTRDESCCCTEMPNLQQYLTEDITCITLVQEMLFFCTNEDFLDFMIRWSGRYTMAQYNRDRKRILRKASYRAFTTWAHGHLGPGNRIPIPSCIVNMVRNKFPDDNQRYTGFYWSNDYPAIDMAYDG, from the exons ATGGCAGAGAGTCTTCCACAAATTGAAGAAGGTGTTCCTGATGACATG gaacaagcCCTCATTACAGAGCTTGAAAGAAGTCTGGGAAATTCAGTACATGACCTTTGCTTTCAGAATGACCCTGAATGGTCTGAATCTGAATTGACAGCCATCGAGAACACACCTCAGGATATCCGGATTGGAAATACCTTCTGGTGTAACTGTGCAAAGTGCTTGGAGATGCCAACCCGAGATGAAAGTTGTTGCTGTACAGAGATGCCTAATTTGCAGCAATATTTAACAGAAGACATAACCTGCATAACCCTAGTTCAGGAAATGCTTTTCTTTTGTACTAATGAAGATTTCCTGGACTTCATGATCAGATGGAGTGGACGCTACACCATGGCACAGTACAACCGTGATCGCAAAAG gaTTCTGAGAAAGGCTTCTTACAGAGCATTCACTACCTGGGCTCATGGACATTTGGGTCCAGGAAACAGAATCCCAATACCATCTTGTATAGTAAATATGGTCCGAAATAAATTCCCAGATGATAATCAAAGATATACAGGGTTTTACTGGTCTAATGACTATCCAGCCATCGATATGGCATATGACGGGTAG